In one Acidobacteriota bacterium genomic region, the following are encoded:
- a CDS encoding aminotransferase class III-fold pyridoxal phosphate-dependent enzyme, translated as MSESWLTAYVERGPRCRDLFEQAKRNTAGGVGHDLRFSFPFPRYIDRAAGSRIWDADGNEYIDYGMGNAACLLGHSPPEVLDAVREVMGKGLHFGLDHPVQVEWAGLIQHLIPSAERVRFVNSGTEGSMLALRVARAFTRRTKVLRFEGHFSGWHDYVGRGAMPPFDASISAGIPPATLDTIVVVPADLDVVDETFRTDPDIAAVMLEPSGASWGRVPLDAEFNRELRRLTADHGVLLIYDEVITGFRYSPGGYQGLVGITPDMSVLGKIMAGGLPGGALVGRADIMSLFDFTGDPRHDRHERIQHLGTFNANPLSAAAGIATLKQAATGRPQDQADRMAALLRDGMEEILERERVAGYAYGDSSGFHVYLEAHPGSGANDRAAVRTTDATRLKGVPGAVVSAFQKNLQIRGVDVLSFMAGVTSAAHSEQDIGETLNVFQDTIRTLVRGNVIARLS; from the coding sequence ATGTCCGAGAGTTGGCTGACGGCCTACGTCGAGCGGGGCCCCAGATGCCGGGACCTGTTCGAGCAGGCGAAACGCAATACCGCCGGCGGCGTCGGCCACGACCTGCGGTTTTCGTTTCCCTTCCCCCGCTATATCGATCGCGCCGCCGGGTCCCGCATCTGGGACGCTGACGGAAACGAGTACATCGACTACGGCATGGGGAACGCGGCCTGCCTGCTGGGCCACTCCCCTCCGGAAGTGCTGGATGCGGTCCGCGAGGTGATGGGCAAGGGGCTCCACTTCGGATTGGATCACCCGGTCCAGGTCGAGTGGGCCGGCCTGATTCAGCATTTGATTCCCTCGGCCGAGCGCGTTCGATTCGTCAACTCGGGGACGGAAGGTTCGATGCTGGCGTTGCGGGTGGCCCGGGCCTTCACCCGGCGCACCAAGGTGCTCCGCTTCGAGGGCCACTTCAGCGGCTGGCACGACTACGTGGGCCGTGGCGCCATGCCTCCATTCGACGCCTCCATCTCAGCCGGCATCCCTCCTGCCACGCTCGACACCATCGTGGTCGTTCCCGCCGACCTTGACGTGGTCGACGAGACGTTCCGCACCGATCCCGACATTGCCGCCGTCATGCTGGAGCCTTCGGGTGCGTCCTGGGGCCGTGTCCCTCTCGACGCCGAATTCAACCGCGAGCTGCGCCGCTTGACCGCGGACCATGGCGTGCTGTTGATCTACGACGAAGTCATCACGGGGTTCCGGTACAGTCCGGGCGGCTACCAGGGGCTGGTGGGCATCACCCCCGACATGAGCGTTCTGGGAAAGATCATGGCCGGCGGACTCCCCGGCGGAGCCCTGGTGGGCCGGGCCGACATCATGAGCCTGTTCGATTTCACGGGAGACCCCCGCCATGACCGGCATGAAAGGATCCAACATCTGGGCACTTTCAACGCCAACCCCCTTTCGGCGGCGGCCGGGATCGCCACGTTGAAACAGGCCGCCACCGGCCGGCCGCAGGACCAAGCCGACCGCATGGCCGCGCTGCTTCGCGACGGCATGGAGGAGATCCTGGAACGGGAGCGGGTGGCCGGTTACGCCTACGGAGACTCGTCCGGATTCCACGTCTACCTGGAAGCTCACCCCGGTTCGGGCGCCAACGACCGCGCCGCGGTCAGAACCACCGACGCCACCCGCCTGAAGGGGGTTCCCGGCGCTGTCGTTTCCGCGTTTCAAAAAAATCTCCAGATCAGAGGCGTCGACGTGCTCTCCTTCATGGCGGGAGTCACCTCCGCCGCCCACTCGGAGCAGGACATCGGTGAGACCCTCAACGTCTTTCAGGACACCATCCGAACGCTCGTCCGCGGCAACGTCATCGCTCGACTGTCCTGA